In Oryza sativa Japonica Group chromosome 3, ASM3414082v1, one DNA window encodes the following:
- the LOC4334726 gene encoding uncharacterized protein isoform X3: MALDESFKRPGTIPFKWELQPGVPKQQPHHGGGGAAVGSSSASSSPAPAPAAASTLLLPPRLLAPPPAAAASHGGCDTGANILASTTTPSPSSSSHRRSMSARFTASLVLPFTRPRRGRSANSKDEDDIAFTVLYGDKIV, from the coding sequence ATGGCGTTGGACGAGTCGTTCAAGAGGCCGGGCACCATCCCGTTCAAGTGGGAGCTCCAGCCAGGCGTCCCGAAGCAGCAACcacaccacggcggcggcggcgccgccgtcggaaGTAGCAGTgcatcttcttctccggcgccggcgccggcggcagcatcGACGCTGCTGCTCCCGCCGAGGCTCCTCGCGCCTCCTCCTGCAGCCGCGGCGTCCCATGGCGGCTGCGACACGGGGGCGAACATTCTCGcttcgacgacgacgccgtcgccttcgtcgtcgtctCACCGGCGGTCCATGTCTGCGCGGTTCACGGCATCGCTGGTGCTGCCGTtcacgcggccgcggcggggacGGTCAGCCAATTCAAAGGACGAGGACGACATAGCCTTCACGGTGCTCTATGGCGACAAGATTGTGTAA
- the LOC4334727 gene encoding uncharacterized protein, whose product MKVVSKKHHQQGGGTTTMEEGAMDGAGGGVAEEGCSGEEREGVADVAVGGGGGEGEREGRTLVVGVRADAASRTLLTWTFINVAAPGDRIVAVHVVLASAPVAAATTAVDFDTMLAVYEGFCNLKQINLKLKICKDSSVRKALVREANLFGASKVIVGIAKKKRGISSLHSVAKYCSKKLPAKCAVLAVDSGKIVFRRESNVHSGKVSAEIPGCGDNELYCEVPFLARQCKEEPLPLHEPPRDGGGSAGEEEEEHDVGTKETEPVNAVSGEQQPSGVDPAELSPDQVQGDVDPSDKGEESTADQKDEISELPGEGASVLYCVLPERNGHSAASTSSRQSNDSTEPPTEGNGELYCILPPRNDHSGRSSGDSSRSTASRKHDDSASLSAEGDGELYCRLPRTGHSGRSSGGSKRSFGAKGLIRRSSSFSSDIQKDVSVCTTTTEQTSSMVSTEAEDSPKNAARDVDTPSSSPMSLRRMIEGRPDRCRLRRRIFNHQRSSSFEWAKISMVQWAMRLPSRYTSVADNKSFKSDASPRLNCDSECESTSAVDTESMFSFSLYDISWPPNEVESLQEKYSSTCRLFTYEELKLATSNFSPDMLIGKGGTSQVYKAQLFDGTLSAVKILKPSVDAIQEFVTEVEIATSLQHDNIVSLRGFSSDNYSLVLVYDYMLQGSLDKALHGKHDSKDSLSWEKRNKIAIGIAKALEYLHHGSVTQSVIHGDVKSSNILLSEDFQAQLCDFGLAKQVSASTPHLTCTDITGTFGYLAPEYFSHGKVNEKIDVYAFGVVILEIISGRRPIRTGCSKGQESLVGWAKPLLSSGEIKQLVDPFLGNDYDCDEMERMTLAASLCTRTSSHSRPEMSQMLKLLEGDDETIHWARTQVTASFDGSDEEAVAAPDSNMQSHLNLALLGVEDDTLSHCSTEQTMDTSADGYWSRSSSFD is encoded by the exons ATGAAGGTAGTATCCAAGAAGCATcatcagcaaggaggagggacgacgacgatggaggagggcgccatggacggcgctggCGGAGGAGTGGCGGAGGAAGGGTGCtccggggaggagagggagggagtcgccGACGTCgctgttggcggcggcggcggcgagggggagcgggaggggaggacgcTGGTGGTGGGCGTGCGGGCGGACGCCGCGAGCCGGACGCTGCTCACGTGGACGTTCATCAATGTCGCCGCCCCCGGCGACCGCATCGTCGCCGTCCACGTCGTGCTCGCCTCCgcgcccgtggccgccgccaccaccgccgtcgactTCGACACCATGCTCGCCGTCTACGAGGGCTTCTGCAATCTCAAGCAG ATCAATCTAAAGCTCAAGATTTGCAAGGACTCCTCGGTCCGCAAGGCGCTAGTTCGTGAGGCCAACCTGTTTGGGGCATCCAAGGTTATCGTCGGCATCGCCAAGAAGAAGCGCGGGATTTC GTCCCTGCACTCCGTCGCCAAATACTGCTCCAAGAAGCTGCCGGCCAAGTGCGCGGTGCTCGCCGTGGACAGCGGCAAGATCGTGTTCAGGAGAGAATCCAATGTCCACTCAGGCAAGGTCTCCGCGGAGATTCCTGGATGTGGTGATAATGAGTTGTATTGCGAGGTGCCGTTCCTAGCCCGTCAGTGTAAAGAGGAACCTTTACCTTTACATGAACCACCCAGAGATGGTGGTGGTAGTGcgggcgaggaagaagaagagcacgATGTTGGCACAAAGGAGACCGAGCCGGTGAATGCCGTCTCCGGTGAACAGCAGCCTTCCGGTGTGGATCCTGCTGAGTTGTCTCCGGATCAGGTTCAGGGTGATGTTGATCCATCTGACAAGGGTGAAGAGTCGACTGCCGACCAGAAAGATGAGATTTCTGAGCTTCCGGGTGAGGGTGCTAGTGTTTTGTACTGTGTGTTACCAGAGAGGAATGGCCATTCAGCTGCAAGCACGTCCAGTCGGCAATCCAATGATTCGACCGAGCCACCGACTGAAGGGAATGGGGAGCTGTACTGTATTTTGCCCCCAAGAAATGATCATTCAGGCAGGAGTAGCGGTGATTCTAGCCGTTCAACTGCGAGTCGGAAACACGATGATTCTGCCAGTCTGTCTGCTGAAGGAGATGGTGAACTGTACTGCCGATTGCCAAGGACTGGCCATTCAGGTAGAAGTTCTGGGGGATCAAAGCGTTCCTTCGGTGCAAAAGGTTTGATTAGGCGCAGCAGTAGTTTCTCCAGTGATATTCAAAAGGATGTCTCAGTTTGCACGACTACAACTGAACAGACTTCGTCCATGGTATCTACAGAAGCTGAGGATTCACCAAAGAACGCTGCACGTGATGTCGATACACCCTCCAGCTCTCCAATGTCTCTAAGAAGGATGATAGAGGGAAGGCCCGACCGCTGTCGACTTCGAAGGAGGATCTTCAATCATCAAAGAAGCTCATCTTTTGAATGGGCCAAAATTTCCATGGTTCAGTGGGCAATGAGGCTTCCAAGCCGTTATACTTCAGTTGCAGACAACAAATCATTTAAATCAGATGCAAGTCCAAGGTTGAATTGTGATTCCGAATGTGAATCCACTTCAGCTGTTGACACAGAATCTATGTTTTCGTTCTCTTTATATGATATATCATGGCCTCCAAATGAAGTGGAATCGCTTCAAGAGAAGTACTCTTCAACGTGTAGGCTGTTTACCTATGAAGAGCTGAAACTTGCTACGTCAAACTTCTCACCAG ATATGTTAATTGGAAAGGGAGGAACAAGCCAAGTTTACAAGGCACAACTATTTGATGGCACATTATCAGCTGTAAAGATTCTGAAACCTTCAGTTGATGCAATACAAGAGTTTGTTACAGAGGTGGAGATTGCAACCAGCTTGCAACATGACAATATTGTTTCACTAAGAGGATTCAGTTCTGATAACTACAGTCTTGTGTTGGTATATGATTACATGCTCCAGGGAAGCTTAGACAAAGCACTTCATG GCAAGCATGACAGCAAGGATAGCCTTAGCTGGGAGAAGAGAAACAAAATAGCAATTGGCATAGCAAAGGCACTTGAATATCTACATCATGGAAGTGTCACCCAATCTGTGATTCATGGAGATGTTAAGTCTTCGAATATCCTCCTCTCAGAGGATTTTCAGGCACAG CTTTGTGATTTTGGGTTGGCAAAGCAAGTCTCAGCTTCAACCCCCCACCTAACATGTACTGACATCACGGGAACGTTTGG ATACTTGGCTCCCGAGTATTTTTCGCACGGGAAGGTCAATGAGAAGATTGATGTCTATGCATTTGGAGTTGTAATTCTGGAGATTATTTCAGGAAGAAGACCTATTAGAACAGGATGTTCAAAGGGTCAGGAAAGCCTAGTTGGATGG GCAAAGCCATTACTATCAAGTGGGGAAATTAAACAATTGGTTGATCCATTCTTGGGAAATGATTATGACtgtgatgaaatggagaggatGACTCTCGCAGCTTCGCTGTGCACAAGGACATCTTCTCATTCCCGACCCGAAATGTCACAG ATGTTGAAACTGCTTGAAGGAGACGACGAGACGATCCACTGGGCAAGAACCCAGGTCACCGCGAGCTTCGACGGATCGGACGAGGAGGCTGTGGCGGCTCCTGACTCAAACATGCAGTCACACCTGAACCTCGCGTTGCTGGGCGTGGAGGATGACACCCTCTCGCACTGCAGCACTGAACAGACCATGGACACTTCAGCTGACGGGTACTGGAGCCGGTCATCGAGCTTCGACTAA
- the LOC4334728 gene encoding uncharacterized protein: MATPLLAALLAAALLASPAAPAASASGGTIVFTTLGRSRYEFDIFSLPLAPSPHNPAAAAELRLTDGVSVNYNGNFAPASDSILFVSERNGSLNLYLSPVPSSRREALESASSSSSSAAATISPLLPWEPIALKDRPSLTPDGSRLVYVSTAVPAAEPRSSWAAVYSTELSTGRTRRLTPLGVADFSPAVSPSGEWTAAASPGAAGWSGEVEDLRTDIYVFRTADGSRRSLAIRDGGWPSWADETTVFFHRRDSDGWYGVYRAEISVTGDGVEAASVERITPPGFHAFTPAASPGAPGLVAVATRRAGSDYRHIEVIDVSSDGKNAYFEVTRPVAPRVHHFNPFISPDGARVGYHRCRGRGNGDSPLLLENIKSPGSPDTFSLFRIDGSFPSFSHDGKKIAFVGLPGMYVVNSDGSGGRRKIFSGNAFSTSWDWKRKGVVYTSIGPDFASETTEVDVVAISLGDDDDESTISMKKLTVGGENNAFPSPSPDGKWVVFRSGRSGNKNLYIIDAEDGEAGGIRRLTEGPWSDTMCNWSPDGEWIAFASDRHAPGSGSFAIYMVHPNGTGLRRVVHSGGSGRTNHPWFSPDSKSLVFTSDYAAVSAEPVSNPHHYQPYGEIFTVDIDGSNIRRLTHNSFEDGTPSWTPYFLEPRDVGETLQASGRCAFQDCHWLNIQDAAQPEELNYGKSC, translated from the coding sequence ATGGCCACTCCTTTGCtcgccgcgctcctcgccgccgcgctgctcgcctcgccggcggcgccggcggcgtcggccagCGGCGGCACCATCGTCTTCACCACCCTCGGCCGCAGCCGCTACGAGTTCGACatcttctccctccccctcgCGCCCTCCCCCCataaccccgccgccgccgccgagctccgcctcACCGATGGCGTCTCCGTCAACTACAACGGCAACTTCGCCCCCGCCTCCGATTCCATCCTCTTCGTCTCCGAGCGCAACGGCTCCCTCAACCTCTACCTCTCCCCGgttccctcctcccgccgcgagGCGCTCgagtcggcgtcgtcgtcgtcgtcttcggcggcggcgacgatctcGCCGCTCCTCCCATGGGAGCCAATCGCGCTCAAGGACCGGCCGTCGCTCACCCCCGACGGCTCCCGCCTCGTCTACGTCTCcaccgccgtccccgccgcggAGCCGCGCAGCAGCTGGGCCGCCGTGTACTCCACCGAGCTGTCCACCGGCCGCACGCGCCGCCTCACGCCGCTTGGCGTTGCGGACTTCAGCCCCGCCGTGTCGCCCTCGGGCGAGTGGacggccgccgcgtcgcccggcgccgccggtTGGAGCGGCGAGGTCGAGGACCTGCGCACTGACATCTACGTCTTCCGCACCGCCGACGGGTCGCGCCGGTCGCTCGCCATCCGTGACGGCGGCTGGCCGAGCTGGGCCGACGAGACCACCGTCTTCTTCCACCGCCGGGACAGCGACGGTTGGTACGGCGTCTACCGCGCCGAGATCTCCGTCACCGGCGACGGGGTCGAAGCGGCGTCCGTGGAGCGAATCACCCCGCCGGGGTTCCACGCCTTCACGCCGGCCGCGTCGCCCGGCGCGCCGGGGCTCGTGGCGGTGGCGACACGGCGGGCGGGCTCCGACTACCGCCACATCGAGGTGATCGACGTGAGCAGCGACGGCAAGAACGCCTACTTCGAGGTGACCAGGCCCGTGGCACCGCGCGTGCACCACTTCAACCCATTCATCTCGCCGGACGGCGCGCGCGTCGGGTACCACCGGTGCCGGGGGAGAGGGAACGGCGactcgccgctgctgctggagAACATCAAGAGCCCAGGGTCACCGGACACGTTCTCGCTCTTCAGGATCGACGGCTCGTTCCCCTCCTTCTCGCACGACGGCAAGAAGATCGCGTTCGTCGGGCTGCCGGGGATGTACGTGGTGAACTCCGACGGCTCCGGTGGTCGCCGCAAGATCTTCTCCGGGAACGCCTTCTCGACGTCGTGGGACTGGAAGAGGAAAGGCGTGGTATACACCAGCATCGGGCCGGATTTCGCCAGCGAGACCACGGAGGTGGACGTGGTGGCCATCtccctcggcgacgacgacgacgagtcaACCATCTCGATGAAGAAGCTGACCGTGGGAGGCGAGAACAACGCgttcccgtcgccgtcgccggacggGAAGTGGGTGGTGTTCCGGTCGGGGAGATCCGGGAACAAGAACCTGTACATCATCGACGCCGAggacggcgaggccggcggcaTCCGGCGGCTGACGGAGGGGCCATGGTCGGACACGATGTGCAACTGGTCACCCGACGGCGAGTGGATCGCCTTCGCCTCCGACCGCCATGCCCCGGGGAGCGGCAGCTTCGCCATCTACATGGTGCACCCCAATGGCACCGGGCTGCGGCGGGTGGTGcacagcggcggcagcggccggacCAACCACCCATGGTTCAGCCCGGACTCCAAGAGCCTCGTCTTCACCTCCGActacgccgccgtctccgccgagCCGGTCTCCAACCCTCACCATTACCAGCCATACGGCGAGATCTTCACCGTCGACATCGACGGGTCCAACATCCGGCGGCTCACGCACAACTCGTTCGAGGACGGCACGCCGTCGTGGACGCCATACTTCCTGGAGCCCCGAGACGTCGGCGAGACGCTGCAAGCCTCGGGCAGGTGCGCGTTCCAGGATTGCCACTGGCTCAACATCCAAGATGCTGCCCAACCTGAAGAGCTCAACTATGGCAAGAGCTGCTGA
- the LOC9267825 gene encoding uncharacterized protein, whose amino-acid sequence MIDDEADFGNITDATEGQAAAKFRPKARAKPRKTSLPSRSLAPHPTVESTDENVETLNKDSTSQEQSVDKKAASLGCHGSETDGNACASGGILDTPSEDVVTVSLGLVNNPDVALDSSTVFASSAHKVSQNEENNDDVSHVATHKENMVVSDTQAPPTCCSARTIDDLADFEGLCDDTHVEEERVAKFQPKFRVKTSKAASKSQRTNQKAGVSTVDVLSQNKEDGKDQAGCNDKQLHSPTRHQESVQISYSQAHLGTHNSTIDDVANSDSIMEEPAQEEMAAKFQPRLRPKAGGASPGVAETIDAACVATPEFGVSSVDVVSQDTEEDSHREGLSDDSCQKYIDEEAITTSGTGPPQDLDDTVDLDSHAEMVNPHPDGSPLIIEELSAGTTVKFQPYVRRKKGKGKSVSFVPPNVSHAHAPTDTNFETSNSSHFCKDIATGESLSNLPQQASEKICISGEHHPDDQECNDPENQYHEGEPYDHVIEQEPERDARETGTSMKLRNRRKLQKDGIPEHTADDIMDEDFGEPPSDEQDNDSGDEYTARGKQKGRRKSREKNINKEPSRGTKRTSGDSTIEESQKQKLQKNKSKASSGGQKKTSKDSSVEQPEKKLTHRIRRKRMEEVKTLLETPDHEIDRMKLSVTHLRLLQEAKERIKGKEIPSGPSSSNHSTSQFGDMDDEYNEQDNWDNDRTENHVVENTTKLNYHSYMNRQTRAKWSKSETDKFYEGLQQFGSDFAMIQHLFPDKSRNQVRQKFKAEEKKHPMQVHDAIMHRSRDNLYFKEVIKKLNIEDVQPDINNTHEQEGTSNEEDPGNKNIPGGLINEEEENGLDWSDKELDMHRSEVEEKEHVSTNDDDDDDLGDVFDWY is encoded by the exons ATGATTGATGATGAGGCTGACTTTGGCAACATCACTGATGCCACAGAAGGGCAGGCAGCTGCAAAGTTCCGTCCGAAGGCACGGGCCAAGCCCCGTAAGACATCTTTGCCATCCAGATCCCTGGCACCTCATCCTACTGTGGAATCAACAGATGAAAATGTGGAAACATTAAATAAAGATAGCACCTCACAAGAACAGTCTGTTGATAAAAAAGCAGCATCATTAGGATGCCATGGTAGTGAGACAGATGGTAATGCTTGTGCTTCTGGCGGTATACTTGACACACCTTCTGAAGATGTGGTGACAGTATCCCTGGGGCTTGTGAATAATCCTGATGTGGCATTGGATTCTTCAACAGTTTTCGCTTCTTCTGCACATAAAGTTTCCCAAAATGAAGAGAATAATGATGATGTATCTCATGTGGCTACACACAAAGAAAACATGGTGGTTTCAGATACCCAAGCACCACCGACCTGTTGCAGTGCCAGGACAATTGATGATTTGGCTGACTTTGAAGGATTGTGTGATGATACTCATGTTGAGGAAGAAAGAGTTGCAAAATTCCAGCCGAAGTTTCGGGTGAAAACCAGCAAGGCCGCATCGAAATCTCAGAGGACTAACCAAAAGGCAGGAGTCTCCACTGTAGATGTGCTCTCCCAAAACAAAGAAGATGGTAAAGATCAGGCAGGATGCAATGACAAGCAGCTGCACTCTCCTACTAGACATCAAGAAAGTGTACAGATCTCATATTCTCAAGCACACCTGGGAACTCATAACAGTACAATCGATGACGTTGCTAACTCTGATAGTATTATGGAAGAACCAGCTCAAGAGGAAATGGCTGCAAAATTCCAACCTAGACTGCGACCAAAGGCTGGTGGAGCTTCACCTGGGGTTGCTGAGACTATTGATGCTGCTTGTGTAGCTACTCCAGAGTTTGGGGTTTCCTCTGTAGATGTGGTTTCCCAAGATACGGAAGAAGATAGCCATAGAGAAGGCCTCAGTGATGATTCATGCCAAAAATATATAGATGAAGAGGCTATTACAACTTCAGGCACTGGGCCACCACAG GATTTGGATGATACTGTTGATTTAGACTCGCATGCTGAAATGGTAAATCCACATCCTGATGGTAGTCCGTTGATCATTGAAGAGCTCTCAG CGGGAACTACTGTTAAATTTCAACCTTATGTTCGAAGGAAAAAAGGCAAAGGAAAATCAGTATCTTTTGTTCCACCAAATGTTTCTCATGCGCATGCTCCTACAGACACCAATTTTGAGACAAGCAACTCTAGCCATTTCTGTAAAGATATAGCAACTGGTGAAAGTTTAAGCAACTTGCCCCAGCAAGCATCTGAAAAG ATCTGTATTAGTGGCGAACATCATCCAGATGATCAAGAATGTAATGACCCAGAGAATCAATACCATGAGGGGGAGCCATATGATCATGTTATTGAACAAGAGCCAGAAAGGGATGCCAGAGAAACAGGAACATCAATGAAATTACGAAACAGGAGAAAATTACAAAAAGATGGGATACCTGAGCATACCGCTGATGATATCATGGATGAAGACTTTGGTGAACCTCCATCTGACGAACAAGATAATGATAGTGGTGATGAGTACACCGCTAGAGGCAAGCAGAAGGGCAGGAGAAAATCAAGGGAGAAAAATATTAACAAAGAACCTTCGAGAGGTACCAAGCGCACCTCGGGGGATTCCACTATAGAGGAATCACAGAAGCAGAAGCTTcagaaaaataaaagtaaagcaTCTTCAGGGGGTCAGAAGAAAACATCAAAAGATTCATCGGTGGAACAACCTGAGAAGAAGCTTACACACCGAATTCGTCGAAAGAGAATGGAAG AAGTCAAGACTTTACTAGAAACACCTGATCACGAGATAGATCGCATGAAGCTAAGTGTGACACATCTTAGACTGTTACAGGAGGCGAAAGAACGTATTAAG GGCAAAGAAATTCCATCAGGACCATCGTCCTCTAATCATAG CACCTCCCAATTTGGAGATATGGATGATGAGTATAACGAACAAGACAACTGGGACAACGACAGGACTGAGAATCATGTGGTCGAAAATACAACCAAACTTAATTACCATTCATACATGAACAGACAAACACGAGCCAAATGGTCCAAATCTGAAACGGACAAGTTTTACGAG GGTCTTCAACAATTTGGTAGCGATTTTGCAATGATACAGCATCTCTTCCCTGATAAGAGCCGTAATCAGGTGCGACAAAAATTTAAAGCTGAGGAGAAAAAACATCCAATGCAAGTTCATGATGCCATAATGCATCGCTCGAGAG ataatttgtattttaaagAAGTAATCAAAAAGCTCAACATCGAAGATGTCCAGCCAGATATCAACAATACACATGAACAGGAGGGTACATCAAATGAAGAGGACCCTGGAAATAAG AATATACCGGGTGGATTAATtaatgaggaggaagaaaatgGTTTAGATTGGTCAGATAAAGAGCTGGACATGCACAGATCTGAGGTCGAAGAGAAGGAGCACGTTTCTacaaatgatgatgatgatgatgatcttgGTGATGTTTTTGATTGGTACTAA
- the LOC107280234 gene encoding pentatricopeptide repeat-containing protein At3g13880-like, which produces MLRAAYRPGLFLRNNLLALYCRCGDMRHARLLFDGMPRRDAVSWNTLIAGYSGLGSCRLALDAFRDARASGDGVDRFTFAAALASCARVGDWRDGRVVHGLAVVSGLARTAFLTNSVIDMYAKCGMIDEVRLLFDRAEERGEASWNLLLSAYVRMGWPEVAVNVLVWMHRSGVKLDSFALGGILKACSELGDSEDVRRMLHSCVVKVGLDLDVFVGSAMVDMYAKNGGLEEAIKVFDCIPNQNVVVYNAMIAGFARLGNDPCPEIRIEAVTLFSNMLKKRIKPSKFTFKSVLEVCNLTNAVRCGRQIHAHVILSGLQGDEFIASVLINLYSKARCVNDSLRCFDMTVKEDVFIWTSMITAFVQNEHFEKALYLFRELLYTRKGTDQFTISSVMSACAALSVPTTCKQIHCHAVKTGLDQFTVSGNSQIAMYRNIGDLKASKQTFEQISCLDTFSWSAMILSYAVHGYESKALELFEKMKNLGVMMNESASLAALIACSHQGLGDEGLRYYENTIPDDGFSLDVKLKACMVDLLGRVGKIADAEDFIMSSGSENDPILWHALLRACRVHGDKERCTKIGEKLMELEPFSASSYVMLYNLYMDAGKISLAMRTRGLMRERGISNEAGISWTDFGGSIHNFIDGDNSCSHNTIHTTLEELLVRVKQKTEHGGTNIWELEFQSRKLSESSISRHGELLAVAFGLTTLPSVAPVRVMKNQRISWESHETLKLLSEGENREITVRDPTHFHHFTRGSCSCRGYW; this is translated from the exons ATGCTCCGCGCCGCCTACAGGCCGGGCCTCTTCCTGCGCAACAACCTCCTTGCCCTCTACTGCCGCTGCGGCGACATGCGCCACGCCCGCCtcctgttcgacggaatgccgCGCAGGGACGCCGTCTCGTGGAACACGCTCATCGCCGGCTACTCCGGCCTGGGCTCTTGCCGCCTGGCCCTCGACGCGTTCCGGGACGCTCGGGCCAGCGGGGATGGTGTGGATAGGTTCACGTTCGCCGCGGCGCTTGCCTCGTGCGCCCGCGTGGGGGACTGGAGGGACGGGCGGGTGGTGCACGGGCTGGCCGTGGTGAGCGGGCTTGCACGGACCGCGTTCCTGACCAATTCGGTCATTGACATGTATGCCAAATGTGGGATGATTGATGAGGTGAGGCTGCTGTTCGATCGAGCCGAGGAACGGGGCGAGGCTTCTTGGAACCTGCTGTTGTCAGCGTACGTGAGGATGGGGTGGCCAGAGGTGGCAGTGAATGTGCTTGTTTGGATGCACCGGTCGGGGGTGAAGCTGGACAGTTTTGCTTTGGGTGGCATCCTCAAGGCTTGCTCTGAGCTAGGTGATTCAGAGGATGTTCGGAGGATGCTGCACAGTTGTGTGGTTAAGGTTGGTTTGGACTTGGATGTGTTCGTCGGGAGTGCAATGGTGGACATGTACGCGAAGAATGGGGGATTGGAGGAGGCGATCAAGGTATTTGATTGCATCCCTAATCAAAATGTGGTAGTTTACAATGCCATGATAGCAGGATTTGCTCGGTTGGGTAATGACCCGTGCCCTGAGATTAGAATCGAAGCAGTCACGCTTTTTTCAAACATGCTCAAGAAGAGGATAAAACCGTCAAAGTTTACGTTTAAGAGTGTGCTTGAAGTGTGCAATTTGACCAATGCAGTGCGATGTGGTAGGCAGATACATGCCCATGTCATACTCAGTGGGCTTCAAGGTGACGAGTTTATTGCAAGTGTGCTGATTAACTTGTACTCAAAAGCACGGTGTGTAAATGACAGTCTGAGATGCTTCGATATGACCGTTAAAGAAGATGTCTTCATATGGACATCCATGATTACAGCATTTGTGCAGAACGAGCACTTTGAGAAGGCACTATACTTGTTTAGGGAGCTTCTCTACACCAGAAAAGGGACAGATCAATTCACCATATCAAGTGTGATGAGTGCCTGTGCTGCTCTTTCTGTACCAACAACCTGTAAGCAGATACACTGTCATGCAGTCAAAACTGGTCTTGATCAATTTACTGTCTCTGGCAATTCCCAGATTGCTATGTACAGGAATATAGGTGATCTTAAGGCTTCAAAACAGACATTTGAGCAGATTTCATGTCTGGACACTTTCTCATGGTCCGCTATGATCCTGAGCTATGCGGTTCATGGCTATGAAAGCAAGGCCCTAGAGCTCTTTGAGAAAATGAAGAATCTTGGTGTCATGATGAATGAGAGTGCTTCTCTTGCTGCTCTTATTGCTTGCAGCCATCAGGGGCTGGGAGATGAAGGTCTCAG GTACTACGAGAACACGATACCAGATGATGGCTTTTCCCTGGATGTGAAACTCAAAGCGTGCATGGTTGACCTCCTTGGCCGTGTTGGCAAGATAGCTGACGCTGAAGATTTCATAATGAGTTCTGGATCAGAAAATGACCCGATACTTTGGCATGCACTATTGCGTGCTTGCAGAGTCCATGGGGACAAAGAAAGATGTACAAAAATTGGAGAGAAACTGATGGAACTTGAGCCGTTTTCTGCTAGTTCATATGTCATGTTGTATAACTTATACATGGATGCTGGAAAAATCTCATTGGCTATGAGGACGAGAGGCCTAATGAGAGAGCGAGGCATCAGTAACGAAGCTGGAATTAGTTGGACCGACTTTGGAGGATCCATTCATAATTTCATTGATGGAGATAACTCCTGTTCACATAACACAATTCACACAACCTTGGAGGAGTTGTTGGTCAGGGTGAAACAGAAGACTGAGCATGGTGGAACAAACATTTGGGAGTTAGAATTCCAAAGCAGAAAGCTTAGTGAGAGCTCAATCAGCAGACATGGTGAATTATTGGCAGTGGCTTTTGGGTTGACAACTTTGCCATCTGTTGCTCCTGTAAGAGTTATGAAGAATCAGAGGATATCCTGGGAAAGCCACGAAACTCTGAAGTTGCTATCAGAAGGTGAAAATAGGGAAATAACTGTCAGGGATCCAACTCATTTTCATCATTTTACTCGAGGCTCATGCTCTTGTAGAGGCTACTGGTAA